In Nothobranchius furzeri strain GRZ-AD chromosome 18, NfurGRZ-RIMD1, whole genome shotgun sequence, a single genomic region encodes these proteins:
- the LOC129154838 gene encoding uncharacterized protein, giving the protein MELNKILNTRPSSPYWTPPPLHVHVLAERESARVVSWEFGIDSAEAKITKINKVVAITDGHTVSKVTLFEELRHKLEEKNYIIKNYYLKGDTPPLHIMVSKKTNFFKSSPVELTCEGLPEAAKALLFPSSKVVKLMEWKGVGGLLTVEGQVIQVSNVKKIRSGSGDVPLRQITLKQGDVQAHVSLWREATTETPELGANVQISHLRGSKDQLQSTGHTTIESETLWTQDG; this is encoded by the exons atggAACTCAACAAAATCCTTAACACAAGGCCTTCTTCCCCATACTGGACTCCTCCACCTTTACACGTCCATGTACTGGCTGAGAGGGAAAGTGCCCGTGTAGTTTCCTGGGAGTTTGGAATAGATTCGGCTGAGGCCAAAATAACAAAAATTAACAAAGTGGTGGCCATCACAGATGGCCACACAGTGTCTAAAGTGACATTATTTGAGGAATTGCGACACAAATTGGAAGAAAAAAACTACAtaattaaaaattattatttaaaaggaGACACCCCACCACTACACATCATGGTCAGTAAAAAAACAAACTTCTTTAAAAGCTCTCCAGTGGAGCTCACGTGCGAGGGCCTGCCGGAGGCAGCAAAGGCTCTACTCTTTCCATCTTCCAAGGTGGTGAAGCTGATGGAATGGAAAGGTGTTGGCGGCCTCCTGACTGTTGAAGGTCAGGTTATACAA GTCTCCAATGTGAAGAAGATACGGAGTGGCAGTGGAGACGTTCCTCTGCGTCAGATCACTTTGAAGCAG GGTGACGTCCAGGCTCATGTCTCTCTGTGGAGGGAGGCAACAACAGAAACACCTGAACTGGGGGCCAACGTACAGATTTCTCACTTGAGAGGATCCAAGGACCAGCTGCAGTCAACTGGACACACAACGATTGAG AGTGAAACTCTCTGGACTCAAGATGGGTAG
- the LOC139063952 gene encoding uncharacterized protein, with protein MAEEAPMVQAQQQEHLGSAPGKTVRLGVQTTANFNSIKELNNCWRSLQQLAEDRSNMLGSAHEVQRFHRDADETKEWIEEKNQALNTDNYGHDLASVQALQREHEGFEHDLAALGDKVRFLIGTRTRVVSGDTFFMVLVTPPQPFLISDQRGAFLFKVDGGHNLTPEDCLSFGFLSTSLDTDLYSRIWIFNTRTSSPASITHLSSHPVPHPPGRPASLHLCSLSCASSLPLPPPANTYTHHNAELLLQFQPQTYLCTLSSSL; from the exons atggctgaggaggctcctatggttcaggctcag caacaagaacatctgggttctgctcctggaaag accgtacggttgggcgttcagacgacggctaactttaattccatcaag gagctgaacaactgctggcgctcgctgcaacagctggctgaagaccggagcaacatgctgggcagcgcccatgaggtgcagcgcttccacag agatgctgatgagaccaaagagtggatcgaggagaagaaccaggccctgaacacagacaactacggccacgacctggccagcgttcaggctctgcagcgtgaacatgaaggctttgagcatgacctggcagctctgggtgataaggtccgcttcctgatcggtaccaggacccgggttgtctctggagacacgttcttcatggttctggtgactccaccccagccgttcctgatcagcgatcagcggggtgctttcctatttaaggtggatggaggacacaatttgacgccagaagattgcctcagttttg gattcctgtcgacctcattggatactgacctctactccaggatttggatattcaacacacggacctcatcaccagcctccataacccacctctcatctcacccagtgccccatccaccaggacgccccgcttctctccacctctgctccctctcctgcgcttcctctttacctctccctcctccagccaacacatacacccaccaca acgctgagctgttgttgcagttccaaccacagacttatctgtgcaccttaagttcctccttataa